Proteins encoded together in one Candidatus Sulfotelmatobacter sp. window:
- a CDS encoding PAS domain S-box protein gives MAKHDEFAGDGTVSGDAILDGIIGNDIGLLEAVDLPIIVISRDRSIVRINRAAITVLGVKLTDIGRSIDDSLRSVENLGRLCARVIADGAPHRTEARDGDRCFLLRVAPYRGSDRQILGAVVTLTNVTAFRASIDQAIYEREYTKAILNAVIDPLVVLDDKLHVQTANRAFHILFGVSRDKTQGISIRKLGDHEWETSEAWASVEASLGRHTQFKTIEIEGELPVIGRRIFVLDAHELGRDRNTLIVLTFHDVTERKQAERTTSLLAAIVDCSDDAIISKKLDGTITSWNNSAERLFGYSAGEAIGELITLIIPWERRSEEEDILRRLAQGEVVDHFETVRKRKDGTTLDVSLTISPIRDAAGRVIGASKVARDITDRKRAERALAEQARLLDLSNDAIFVRDAADRVTYWNSAATELYGFTREEALGQVSHDLLCTQFPAALEEIKEQLHREERWSGELVHVRKDGTEIIVASRWALDQRGGGDRRCVLETNNDITQQKRTEKALRESEERFRAIVETTPECVKLLAADGTLLHMNLSGLQMVGARSGDEVAGRSVYDLVAPEDRERYKSFNESICRGERGSLQFAMVGLDGNRRYMETHAAPLRNSDETIIHLAVTSDISQRKQAEQALRESEQRYRTITEATPIMVWMSGLDKACFYFNKGWLDFVGRTLEQEVGNGWAEGVHPDDFDRCLQIYVSSFDARRSFEMHYRLRHRTGQYRWILDCGVPRYTPDGIFEGYVGGCLDIHDQKEADELLRRSEERFRALVNASSDVVYYMSPDWSEMRQLDGKGFIADTGKPRRDWLDEYIDVADQPLVLKSIREALRTKSMFELEHRIRRKDGTMGWTYSRAVPLLDANGAIMEWFGAASDVTVRKEAEEKYRKLVQTLDAEVRARTRELEEQSNQVRKLSWRLLRTQDEERRHIARELHDSAGQTLTVLGINLAQLAQKAGRNAPELAIETEQIQETVQQLHREIRTTSYLLHPPLLDESGLYSAISWYIQGLQERSGLEVHLDCSEKFGRLPREVELVIFRLVQECLTNIHRHSGSKTASIRLTQDVNQITLEIQDQGKGMAAERLAEVQSGRSGVGVTGMRERLRQVEGTLDIESGELGTRVFAMIPVAKSAATDDQKKDEPMQAAV, from the coding sequence ATGGCCAAGCACGACGAGTTTGCGGGAGACGGCACCGTATCAGGCGACGCTATTCTTGACGGAATAATCGGCAATGATATCGGCCTGCTCGAGGCTGTCGATCTTCCGATCATTGTAATCAGCCGCGATCGCAGCATTGTCCGCATCAACCGGGCGGCCATAACGGTGCTCGGTGTGAAGCTAACCGACATCGGGCGTAGCATCGACGATTCTCTGCGCAGCGTGGAGAATCTCGGCAGGCTCTGTGCGCGAGTGATCGCCGACGGAGCGCCACACCGGACCGAAGCCCGCGACGGCGATAGATGCTTTCTCCTTCGAGTAGCCCCCTACCGTGGAAGCGATCGCCAGATTCTGGGCGCGGTAGTCACACTCACGAATGTCACGGCTTTTCGTGCAAGCATCGACCAAGCCATTTACGAGCGGGAATACACCAAGGCGATTCTCAATGCCGTAATCGATCCGTTGGTTGTTCTGGACGACAAATTGCATGTACAGACCGCGAACCGCGCATTTCATATTTTGTTTGGCGTTTCGCGGGATAAGACTCAGGGTATTTCGATTCGCAAGCTTGGAGACCACGAGTGGGAAACGTCGGAAGCGTGGGCGTCCGTGGAGGCGTCTCTCGGCAGGCACACTCAATTTAAAACGATCGAAATCGAAGGTGAGCTCCCAGTAATCGGAAGAAGGATATTTGTACTCGACGCGCATGAGTTGGGGCGAGACCGAAATACGCTGATCGTTTTGACCTTCCATGACGTTACCGAGCGAAAACAGGCAGAACGGACAACTTCACTGCTTGCTGCCATTGTCGATTGCTCAGATGATGCGATCATCAGTAAGAAACTCGATGGCACGATAACCAGTTGGAACAACAGTGCAGAGCGATTGTTCGGATATAGCGCCGGCGAAGCCATCGGAGAGCTCATTACGCTCATCATCCCATGGGAACGACGTTCGGAAGAAGAAGATATTCTCAGGCGTTTGGCACAAGGAGAGGTCGTTGATCATTTCGAAACCGTGCGCAAGCGGAAGGACGGAACTACCTTAGATGTTTCACTCACGATTTCACCGATCCGCGATGCGGCAGGGCGGGTGATCGGAGCATCGAAGGTAGCCCGGGACATCACGGACCGCAAGCGAGCGGAGCGAGCGCTAGCGGAACAGGCTCGCCTGCTCGACCTGAGTAACGATGCTATCTTCGTTCGCGACGCGGCCGATCGCGTTACTTATTGGAACAGCGCTGCAACTGAGCTGTATGGCTTTACACGTGAGGAAGCGTTGGGCCAAGTATCCCACGATCTGTTGTGTACCCAATTCCCTGCGGCTCTGGAAGAGATCAAGGAACAACTGCATCGTGAGGAGCGCTGGAGCGGCGAATTAGTCCATGTGAGGAAAGACGGCACGGAAATCATAGTTGCCAGCCGGTGGGCGCTCGACCAGAGAGGCGGTGGAGATCGGCGGTGCGTTCTCGAAACCAACAACGACATCACGCAGCAAAAACGGACCGAGAAGGCATTACGCGAAAGCGAGGAGCGCTTTCGCGCGATTGTTGAAACGACGCCGGAGTGCGTGAAACTGCTCGCGGCAGACGGTACTCTGTTGCATATGAATTTGTCCGGGTTGCAAATGGTGGGCGCTCGTTCGGGAGACGAAGTTGCCGGCAGAAGCGTTTACGATCTGGTTGCGCCTGAGGATCGGGAGCGATACAAATCTTTCAATGAAAGCATCTGCCGAGGCGAACGGGGTTCATTGCAGTTCGCGATGGTTGGGCTCGATGGCAACCGGCGGTACATGGAAACCCATGCCGCGCCTTTGCGCAACTCGGACGAGACAATCATTCATCTTGCAGTCACCAGCGACATTTCCCAACGCAAGCAGGCGGAGCAGGCGTTGCGGGAAAGTGAACAGCGTTACCGGACCATCACTGAGGCTACGCCCATCATGGTATGGATGTCAGGCCTCGATAAAGCTTGCTTCTACTTCAACAAGGGCTGGTTGGACTTCGTCGGGCGCACGCTGGAACAAGAGGTCGGGAACGGTTGGGCAGAGGGTGTTCACCCGGATGATTTTGATCGTTGTCTGCAAATTTACGTAAGCTCTTTTGACGCTCGTCGTTCATTCGAGATGCACTATCGCTTGAGACATCGTACGGGGCAGTACCGGTGGATTCTGGACTGTGGGGTGCCACGTTACACGCCGGATGGCATCTTTGAGGGTTACGTAGGCGGATGTCTGGATATCCACGATCAAAAAGAGGCGGACGAGCTGCTGCGCCGGAGCGAAGAGAGATTCCGCGCACTCGTGAATGCCAGTTCCGATGTGGTGTATTACATGAGCCCAGACTGGAGCGAAATGCGCCAGCTCGACGGCAAAGGCTTCATCGCCGATACCGGCAAACCGAGGAGAGACTGGCTGGATGAATATATCGATGTCGCGGACCAGCCGCTGGTGTTGAAGAGCATTCGGGAGGCGCTGCGTACGAAAAGTATGTTCGAGCTTGAACACCGTATCCGACGAAAAGACGGGACGATGGGATGGACGTACTCGAGGGCGGTTCCGCTGCTTGACGCGAATGGTGCAATCATGGAATGGTTCGGTGCGGCCAGCGATGTCACCGTCCGAAAAGAAGCGGAGGAAAAATATCGCAAGCTGGTGCAGACGCTGGATGCAGAGGTGCGTGCCAGAACCCGGGAACTGGAGGAACAATCGAACCAGGTGCGGAAGCTCTCCTGGCGCTTGCTAAGAACCCAGGATGAAGAACGCCGGCACATCGCCCGCGAGTTGCACGACAGCGCTGGTCAGACGTTAACTGTGCTTGGCATCAACCTGGCGCAGCTTGCCCAGAAGGCCGGGCGCAATGCACCCGAACTTGCTATCGAGACAGAGCAGATTCAGGAAACAGTGCAGCAGTTGCACCGCGAGATAAGGACCACGTCTTATCTATTGCACCCGCCGCTATTGGACGAGAGCGGTTTGTATTCCGCAATCAGTTGGTATATACAAGGTCTTCAAGAACGCAGCGGCCTGGAAGTTCACCTTGATTGTTCAGAAAAGTTTGGGCGGCTTCCGCGTGAAGTGGAACTCGTGATCTTTCGGCTGGTGCAGGAGTGCTTGACGAACATTCACCGGCATTCCGGCAGTAAGACGGCTTCGATCAGACTTACCCAGGACGTGAACCAGATCACTCTGGAAATCCAGGACCAAGGCAAGGGTATGGCCGCCGAGCGTTTGGCTGAAGTTCAATCCGGACGCTCGGGTGTAGGAGTCACAGGCATGCGGGAACGCTTGCGTCAAGTCGAAGGCACATTGGATATCGAATCGGGCGAGCTGGGAACACGCGTTTTCGCGATGATCCCGGTTGCCAAGAGTGCCGCGACCGATGACCAGAAAAAAGATGAGCCTATGCAGGCGGCCGTCTGA
- a CDS encoding MEDS domain-containing protein: protein MENSGSLGSTKDLASQSEPWCGLLNSAAPRDHIVQLYQDQQFLNRAVCRFAAAAIANGEGVILVPTVAHWDAFRPRLESEGVDVKAAEKRGQLTIVDADNLLPTFMRDGMPDSPVFLGLAQNVVSQARGDGRYPKIRWWGEMVNILWERGDVAASMQLEDQFDQLAHEQDIAIFCSFLMDNFDGDVHARMLPRLGENHSHLIPVEDYSRLERAVSEALQDAVGPDEYRVLEGELLSRFAAPLQMPRSQALLLALRQTLPVVADDVLRRSRALYRAAG, encoded by the coding sequence ATGGAAAATAGCGGTAGCTTAGGCAGCACAAAAGACCTGGCAAGCCAGAGCGAGCCCTGGTGCGGTCTTCTCAACAGCGCGGCACCGCGCGATCACATCGTACAACTCTATCAAGATCAGCAGTTTCTCAATCGGGCGGTCTGTCGCTTTGCGGCTGCGGCGATCGCAAATGGCGAGGGGGTAATACTAGTCCCGACGGTCGCTCACTGGGACGCTTTTCGTCCTCGCTTGGAGAGCGAGGGCGTCGATGTGAAAGCCGCGGAGAAACGGGGCCAACTGACCATCGTAGACGCGGACAATCTGCTGCCCACGTTCATGCGCGACGGAATGCCGGACTCACCGGTTTTCCTGGGTTTAGCCCAAAACGTTGTTTCCCAGGCCCGGGGAGACGGTCGCTATCCGAAGATCCGGTGGTGGGGCGAGATGGTTAACATTCTTTGGGAGCGAGGCGACGTCGCCGCCAGCATGCAACTCGAAGATCAATTCGACCAGCTCGCGCATGAGCAAGATATTGCGATTTTCTGCTCGTTCTTGATGGATAACTTCGACGGAGACGTGCACGCCCGTATGCTGCCAAGGCTCGGTGAGAATCACTCCCATCTTATTCCGGTGGAAGATTATTCTCGGCTTGAGCGAGCAGTATCGGAGGCACTTCAAGATGCCGTGGGTCCGGATGAGTACCGTGTGCTGGAAGGGGAACTGCTCTCGCGCTTTGCGGCGCCGTTACAAATGCCGCGTTCTCAGGCGTTGCTTTTGGCATTGCGACAGACCCTGCCAGTCGTAGCCGATGATGTGCTGCGACGGAGTCGAGCCCTGTATCGGGCTGCTGGTTAG
- a CDS encoding PIN domain-containing protein: MSRIYWDSMLFIYWLDDNPHFAKRVASIHARMSDRKDQLITSAVTVGEVLAGVYRKGPTSRVDEVRNALLGLLSEVVPFTADTADHYARIRGSMKIASPDAIHLACAASANTDLFLTNDKNLVGTAIPGIQFVAALDTNIL; encoded by the coding sequence ATGAGCCGTATTTATTGGGACTCCATGCTGTTTATTTACTGGCTGGATGACAATCCGCATTTTGCCAAGCGGGTTGCGTCCATTCATGCTCGCATGAGCGATCGCAAGGATCAACTCATTACCAGTGCTGTCACGGTGGGTGAGGTTCTGGCCGGCGTATATCGCAAGGGGCCAACGTCGCGGGTAGACGAGGTCCGCAATGCGTTGCTAGGTCTCTTATCCGAAGTCGTACCCTTTACCGCCGACACCGCCGATCATTACGCGAGAATTCGCGGCAGCATGAAAATCGCTTCGCCCGACGCCATTCACCTTGCGTGTGCTGCCTCGGCAAACACCGATCTTTTCTTAACCAACGACAAAAATCTTGTCGGCACAGCCATTCCTGGCATTCAGTTCGTCGCCGCGCTGGATACGAATATTCTTTAA
- a CDS encoding efflux RND transporter periplasmic adaptor subunit, with product MENKSAAPITGSLITAPITDPQHQLPPASHSEKPKWRRLLVWIVVLAALGLILFLIVHHKDESKSAAPSGRRGVSGPVPTVVATAQKGNIGVYLEAIGTVTPVYTASITSEVMGLVKQVHYQEGQSVRKGQPLIDIDPRPYEAQLLQAQGALERDTNVLAEAKMDLERYQQAWAKNSIPKQTLDDQEKITLQDEGTVKNDQGVVQYDQVQVAFCHITSPIEGRVGLRLVDPGNVVQSSGGTILAVVTQVQPITVIFTVAEDSLGQVQQQLSHGKHLSVDAYDRALKTKLATGRLLTFDNQIDTTTGTVKMRALFDNKNGALFPNQFVNTRLLVTTEQGVTLIPSSAIQHNGESAFVYVIQNDTAQIRNVQTGVADAGNTAVTGINPGDVVANSSFDKLQNNSKIVVSKQPAPGTSTESQAP from the coding sequence ATGGAAAACAAGTCTGCCGCCCCAATCACTGGTTCGCTCATTACTGCCCCAATCACTGACCCGCAGCATCAGTTGCCCCCTGCAAGTCACTCCGAAAAACCCAAGTGGCGTCGTCTTCTGGTATGGATCGTCGTGTTGGCCGCGCTGGGCTTGATTCTTTTTCTGATCGTGCACCATAAGGACGAAAGCAAGTCGGCCGCGCCCTCTGGACGAAGAGGAGTTAGTGGGCCGGTACCGACCGTGGTCGCCACCGCGCAAAAGGGAAATATTGGCGTGTACCTTGAGGCGATCGGCACGGTTACGCCGGTCTACACGGCGTCGATTACCAGCGAAGTTATGGGACTGGTGAAGCAGGTGCACTATCAGGAAGGTCAGTCGGTGCGTAAGGGGCAGCCGTTGATCGACATCGATCCCCGGCCTTATGAGGCCCAACTCTTACAGGCGCAGGGCGCTCTGGAGCGCGACACGAATGTGCTGGCCGAAGCCAAGATGGATCTGGAGCGATACCAGCAGGCGTGGGCCAAAAATTCGATTCCCAAGCAGACGCTCGACGATCAGGAAAAAATCACGCTACAGGATGAAGGCACGGTCAAAAACGATCAGGGCGTGGTGCAGTATGACCAGGTTCAGGTCGCCTTCTGTCACATCACGTCGCCGATCGAGGGGCGCGTGGGACTTCGTTTGGTGGACCCGGGAAACGTGGTTCAATCGAGCGGCGGCACGATCTTAGCGGTGGTCACGCAGGTGCAACCGATCACCGTGATTTTTACGGTCGCGGAAGACAGCCTGGGCCAGGTGCAACAGCAACTCAGCCATGGAAAACATCTTTCGGTGGACGCCTACGACCGAGCCCTGAAAACCAAGCTGGCAACGGGCCGACTGTTGACGTTCGACAATCAGATCGACACCACGACCGGCACGGTCAAGATGCGCGCGCTTTTCGACAACAAGAACGGCGCGCTTTTCCCCAATCAGTTCGTCAATACCAGGCTGTTGGTAACGACCGAACAGGGAGTCACCCTAATTCCGTCGTCGGCGATCCAGCACAATGGCGAGAGCGCATTCGTTTATGTCATTCAGAACGATACCGCGCAGATCCGCAATGTGCAGACCGGAGTGGCCGACGCGGGCAATACGGCGGTGACCGGCATCAACCCCGGCGATGTTGTCGCCAACAGCAGTTTCGACAAACTGCAAAACAACTCGAAGATTGTGGTCTCGAAGCAGCCTGCGCCCGGTACTTCGACCGAGAGCCAAGCCCCGTGA
- a CDS encoding efflux RND transporter permease subunit — translation MSPSRPFIMRPVATSLLMAAILLAGIVAYLQLPVSALPEVDYPTIQVLTFYPGAGPYVMATTVTAPLERQFGELQGLSQMTSTSSGGTSVIVLQFTLSLNIDVAEEEVQSAINASQSYLPSNLPTPPVYSKTNPADAPVLTLAITSDSVPLSQVEDLVDTRLAPKLSQLNGVGLVSISGGQKPAVRIRANPVALSSYGLNLEDLRTSLTAASVNAAKGNFDGPRQDYQIDSNDQLVSSADYRSIVVSYRNGAPVMLTDVADVVDGVENNNQAAWMNLTPAVILNIQRQPGANTISVVKSVKKLLPQLETNLPASIRVTTLTDLTTAIEASVSDVEFELMLTIGLVVMVIFLFLRSLYATIIPSVAVPLSLVGTFAAMYGLGFSLDNLSLMALTISTGFVVDDAIVMIENISRFIEMGDPPMEAALKGAEQIGFTIVSLTVSLIAVLIPLLFMGDVVGRLFREFAVTLAVTIVISAVVSLTLTPMMSARILRHEGKEKQGRVYQWSERVFERMIGFYGRTLKFVLRYQTITLLVALGTLVLTIILYVAIPKGFFPVQDTGVIQGISQAPATISFAAMAQQQQELAKVILADPAVESLSSFIGADGTNTTLNSGRMSINLKPLSDRHISAADLVRRLQSELQNVQGITLYMQPVQNITVDDRVSRTQYQYTLEDPDPNELNDWANRFVAKLQSLPELEDVATDQQTGGLAVSLLIDRVTASRLGIAPSTIDNTLYDAFGQRQINTMYTQLNQYHVILETEPSFQQNPNTLANLYIQANASSGTSGPGAANSFSSSGSAAAGSNATTTSLTYTPSAGVLTPPSNALTASSNATLSGTGSSANSSVTTAMSNAVPLGAFTRFEHALEPLSITHQGQFPAVTVSFNLAPNAALGSAITAIDKVQEDMHMPASLQADFQGTAASFRNSLSNEALLILAALVTVYIVLGVLYESFIHPVTILSTLPSAGVGALLALMLFRQDLSVVAIIGIILLIGIVKKNGIMMVDFALEAEREHGKNSTDAIYEASLLRFRPIMMTTMAALLGGLPLALGTGIGSEIRRPLGIAMVGGLLLSQALTLYTTPVIYIFFDNLGHRFSRSRRGEAQSGAGEPSAQP, via the coding sequence GTGAGTCCGTCACGTCCATTCATCATGAGGCCGGTAGCGACGTCGCTGCTGATGGCCGCCATCCTTTTGGCGGGCATTGTCGCTTATCTGCAACTGCCGGTTTCAGCGCTGCCTGAGGTCGATTACCCGACGATTCAGGTGCTTACCTTTTACCCGGGAGCCGGCCCTTATGTGATGGCAACCACGGTGACCGCTCCGCTGGAGAGGCAGTTCGGAGAACTGCAAGGTTTGAGTCAGATGACCTCAACCAGTTCCGGCGGCACGTCGGTGATCGTGCTGCAATTTACTTTGAGCCTGAATATCGATGTCGCCGAAGAAGAAGTACAGTCGGCGATCAATGCGTCGCAAAGCTATCTGCCTTCGAATTTGCCGACGCCGCCGGTGTACAGCAAGACGAATCCGGCCGACGCTCCGGTGCTGACTCTCGCCATCACGTCAGACTCGGTTCCGCTGTCGCAAGTGGAAGATCTGGTGGACACGCGTCTGGCTCCGAAGCTGTCGCAGTTGAATGGTGTTGGCCTGGTGAGCATCAGCGGCGGGCAGAAGCCGGCGGTGCGTATTCGCGCCAATCCGGTCGCACTTTCTTCGTACGGCTTGAACCTGGAGGATTTGCGTACGTCGCTGACCGCGGCGAGCGTGAATGCCGCTAAAGGCAATTTCGATGGGCCGCGCCAGGATTATCAGATCGATTCCAACGACCAACTGGTCAGCAGCGCCGACTATCGCAGCATCGTAGTGAGCTACCGGAATGGCGCGCCCGTCATGCTGACCGACGTCGCCGATGTGGTCGATGGCGTGGAGAATAATAATCAAGCCGCGTGGATGAACCTGACGCCGGCGGTAATTCTCAACATTCAGCGCCAGCCGGGCGCCAATACGATCAGCGTCGTCAAGAGCGTGAAGAAGTTATTGCCCCAGCTCGAAACGAATCTGCCGGCTTCGATTCGAGTCACCACGCTGACCGACCTGACGACAGCGATCGAGGCCTCGGTATCGGACGTGGAATTCGAATTGATGCTGACGATCGGGCTGGTGGTGATGGTCATCTTTTTATTCTTGCGCAGCCTCTATGCGACCATCATCCCGAGCGTAGCCGTGCCGCTCTCGCTGGTGGGAACTTTCGCGGCTATGTATGGGCTCGGCTTCAGCCTCGACAACCTCTCGCTGATGGCCTTGACCATCTCCACCGGATTTGTGGTGGACGACGCCATCGTAATGATTGAAAACATTTCGCGATTCATCGAGATGGGAGATCCGCCGATGGAAGCGGCGCTCAAGGGCGCCGAGCAGATTGGATTCACGATTGTCTCGTTGACCGTCTCGCTGATCGCCGTTCTCATTCCGCTGTTATTCATGGGGGACGTGGTGGGACGGTTGTTCCGGGAATTTGCCGTCACGCTTGCGGTCACGATCGTTATTTCGGCGGTGGTTTCCCTGACTCTGACACCGATGATGTCGGCGCGCATCTTGCGCCATGAGGGCAAGGAAAAACAGGGACGAGTCTATCAATGGTCCGAACGCGTGTTCGAGAGAATGATTGGCTTCTATGGGAGAACCCTGAAGTTTGTGCTGCGCTATCAGACGATCACTTTGCTCGTGGCGCTCGGCACGCTGGTATTGACCATCATTCTTTATGTTGCGATTCCCAAGGGCTTCTTTCCCGTGCAGGATACGGGCGTGATTCAGGGCATCTCGCAGGCGCCGGCGACAATTTCTTTTGCGGCCATGGCGCAGCAGCAGCAGGAACTCGCCAAGGTGATCCTTGCCGATCCGGCGGTGGAAAGTCTTTCTTCTTTCATTGGAGCGGACGGGACGAATACGACGCTCAATAGCGGACGGATGTCGATCAATCTCAAACCGCTGTCGGATCGCCACATCAGCGCGGCCGATTTGGTGCGCCGACTGCAAAGCGAGTTGCAGAACGTGCAAGGCATCACGCTTTATATGCAGCCGGTGCAGAACATCACCGTGGACGATCGCGTGAGTCGCACCCAATATCAATATACGCTGGAAGATCCGGACCCCAACGAATTGAACGATTGGGCGAATCGCTTTGTGGCCAAGCTGCAAAGTTTGCCGGAGTTGGAGGATGTCGCCACGGATCAGCAAACCGGGGGACTTGCGGTTTCACTGCTCATCGACCGGGTGACAGCTTCGCGGCTCGGCATCGCGCCATCCACTATCGACAATACGTTGTACGACGCTTTCGGCCAGCGCCAGATCAATACGATGTACACGCAGCTCAACCAATATCACGTGATACTGGAAACCGAGCCCAGCTTCCAGCAGAACCCCAACACACTCGCAAATCTTTACATCCAGGCAAACGCCTCGTCGGGGACATCGGGCCCGGGAGCGGCAAACTCATTCTCATCTTCGGGATCGGCGGCCGCGGGATCGAACGCTACTACCACCTCGCTGACCTATACGCCCTCGGCGGGCGTGCTCACTCCGCCAAGCAATGCGCTCACGGCCAGTTCGAATGCGACGCTATCGGGGACGGGCTCATCCGCCAATAGCAGCGTCACGACTGCGATGAGCAATGCGGTTCCGCTGGGAGCGTTTACTCGATTCGAGCATGCGTTAGAGCCGCTCTCGATCACGCATCAAGGACAGTTTCCTGCGGTTACCGTGTCGTTCAATCTTGCCCCGAATGCGGCTCTGGGAAGCGCGATCACGGCCATCGATAAAGTGCAGGAGGATATGCACATGCCGGCTAGTTTGCAGGCGGATTTCCAGGGCACGGCGGCATCGTTCAGGAATTCTTTGTCGAATGAGGCGCTGTTGATTCTGGCCGCTCTGGTGACGGTCTATATCGTTCTCGGAGTGCTGTATGAAAGCTTCATTCATCCGGTGACAATTCTGTCGACATTGCCTTCGGCGGGAGTGGGCGCTTTGCTCGCACTCATGCTGTTCCGCCAAGACCTGAGTGTTGTAGCCATTATCGGCATCATCCTGCTGATCGGAATTGTGAAGAAGAACGGAATCATGATGGTGGACTTCGCGCTGGAGGCGGAACGGGAGCATGGGAAGAACTCGACCGACGCCATCTATGAAGCGAGTTTGCTCCGTTTTCGTCCGATCATGATGACGACCATGGCGGCGCTGCTGGGAGGACTGCCGCTGGCTTTGGGAACTGGAATCGGCTCCGAAATTCGCCGTCCGCTCGGGATTGCCATGGTCGGCGGGTTGTTATTGAGCCAGGCGCTCACACTTTATACGACGCCGGTGATTTACATCTTCTTTGACAATCTGGGCCATCGCTTTTCACGCTCGCGGCGTGGCGAGGCGCAATCCGGCGCGGGAGAACCATCGGCACAGCCATGA